The Natator depressus isolate rNatDep1 chromosome 19, rNatDep2.hap1, whole genome shotgun sequence DNA segment AGAGCAACAGCCCTGGCCAGCcccgtgggtgctgagcaccccctgttTTTTCCTCTGTGGGGGCTTGAGCCcctgagcacccacggagtcggcgcctgtggCTGCGGAATCTTCTCAGTGGTGCTTGCAGCAGATGGCTGGAATTGAAACAGAAAATTGCTAAAAGCTCCCAGTGTCACCGTGAGCAGCCACGGCTCGGCTGCTCACCCGCAGCCAGCCCACCCCAGCCCGCCTCTCCCTGAAGAACTAAACCAGAAATGTTTCCTGGGCTTCACGCGGACTCAGACATTTGGCACGGAGGCCGGACAGCGGCGCTCCTCCCTTTACAGTAGCAGCAAGTGAGAAGCATTGTCCGGCGAAGCTCCAGGCCGGTGACATGGGGACAGTCAAACAAGCATGGGCCTACCACCATGGACGATGGTTACACTGGAGTAGCACCTCGATGCCCCAGCATGCCAGGCGCTGTCCACAGCTGTGGACAGACATGCTCCCACATGGCTTATTGCCTAGCCAGACGAGAGAGGCAAAGCTGGAGAGAGGAGAGCAGAGAAGGGgccagtgacttgcccaaagttaatggcagaggcaggaatagaactcaaGGCTGCGGCCTCCATGGAGTCACTGAGGCAGCACCTGTGGTGGAGAGAAAGGAGGGATGTGTCTTTGATCCCCCTTAGGGAGCACTGCCTTCTCGAAGCACCTTCCCCTAGCCCCTCACGGAGTCAGAGAGCCAGTGAGCCCCTTCGTTCAGCTATTGACCAGGGTCCTGCCTTTGCCGCTGGGAGTGTTCAGTCATCACCCCTCCCACAGCAGTGACCAAACAATTGCTACCATCTGGCAGTTGTTCAGTGGCCTTTCTATGAAATGAGTTTGTAGGTTCTTTGCCCAGGTCCGAGGGCAAGTGTCTAAACCACAGAAACAACCCCTATAATTTTGTTCCCATCTGAAGCTGGGCAAAGAGCCCAAGCTGTGGGAATGGTCCACCGCGACTGAGCTCCCCCATTTCCCTTAAAGGTGGCTCCTCCAGAGACACATTAACAGTAGGGCAGTGGGGGGGGAACACGCAGGCTACTGCTGCGTGGAGCAGGACCTACCCTGAGGTTTTCAGAAGCTGCCAATCCAGCAACTTTCACCTATATTAAAATGTTTACAGAAAATAAAGTGAATAACTACGCCCCGCACACCTTGTATAGTGGCTGCTCGTATGAAGCCAAGAGGCCCCCAGTTAACATCTCAGCAGCTCTCTCATGTCCTGCTAAATGTGAAACTTTCCTTGCCAAGACGATTATTCTTTTTACAGTAAGTTCCTTTCCAGCTTTAATCCCATTAAGCGCCGTCCATTCGTTCTTCCCCTCCTAAGCCTGCGAGGATCCTCGTGGCGCTCTATTCCTCCCTGTGATCTGCTGAGCTCTGGCCtctggaagaaaatgaaaagcctAGAGAGAACTTCAAGGCCAGCAGAAATGAAAGGGAATCAGGTAGATGTTTATCCAGCcatagacaaaaaaaaaaaaaaaaaaaaaacctggccaaGCAAGAAAATCTCCACAATAAACTGCCAAGAACAGTCTCCACAAGCCACATGCCCAAGAGAAGGTCTTAGACCACCACATGTACAAGAGCAAAGTCCTAATATATGACACATGGTAGAGCTCATTAAGGATTTTGAAGACGAGGTGATCTAAATGTAAGAAGCCGGTTTGATATGTCTTGGAATCTTCTCTGGAGTGATCCGCATTTTCTGGGTTACTCAACAAACCGAATGTTTGGATGGGTGCTATCAATTTAGAATGTAATGTTGCCAACCTCTCCGATAGCCACTGGGATTTGTTGCGTGGTTTCCTGTTCGTATTCCCTGGCAACCCCAGCTGAAGCTGAGTGTCTTTGTTGTAAACTGCCCTATGGGGGGGGCTGGTAGGACAAGGGAAAGGAGCTGCTTCGTAGGGTAAACTCTTTGGGCTGCCCTCACAGAATGAGGAAGGGTTGAGTCGTTCCATGGCGTGAAGACAGAGAAGAGTGAGTTCAGAGAGAACATGGTGATGGTGTGTTCAAGGTGGGAAGATAGTTGCTGTCTTGTAAAAGGTCTCCAGAAACGACAGCCATTGTTTGGCCATAAGAGTTAACTGTATTTCCACTGGAGAGGAGAGGCAGTGAGCATTAAAggtgttttccccccccccacaccttatCAGGTGCTGACCACAGCTGCAGACGGGATGGTGGACTAGATAACCATTGGCCCAATCTACCATGTATATAATTAGTCTGTGGAATTCGCTGTCACATGGCATTACTGAGGCCAACAGCTCAGCAACATGGGAAAAAAAAGGATTAGTCATTGTTATGATTAATAAAACCTCCCACAGGTATAGTAACTAGGATGACAATTCATCAGGGATGTATCAACCCTCATGGTTCAGGGCATAGACCAACCACTGGCTGCTTGAGGTGAGGAAGAAACTTCTTTTCATTGGCACAttattccatcacaggccattatgaaatttcttgcaccttcctctgaagcagctgatgctggccactgtcagagatcaAGCTAGGTGGACCATTGAGCTGAAAATTCTTTTGTTCTGGAATTAGGTTGAAATCTTCCTTCTGGACCTGAGGTGAGACCTTCTGCGGAGGCTCTGTCTATTGTTTTCCCTCCCAGACAATCCAGGTGGCTGTTTCCATTAGCATTCATGGTAGTTTTGCTCATACACAGAGGGGAGCGCATAACCCCTTGCTATTGCTGTGAAAAGCAGACTCTCCGAGACATGCGTCTGTGGTAAGACACAGTCTCTTGAAATTGGATACCGTTGGGGCTGTAGTGTCCCAATTTTCTCTGTGCTAACGTCCCCGGTTTGGTTTTCCTGTCTGCTTTcttggctgcctgcaagctggcAACTCACATCTGGCTTTTTCTtttggtgaggttttttttttcctgccccctccttcaTGGGCTCAGCTGTATCTCCATGTTCTGATTCCATGCGAAATGACCTAGAAAACTAATTCTTTACAAACCATAGCATCCAGcacaagaagaaaagaaaaaaaccccacatattGAAATAATTTTCCTGGGAAGATATTTCCCAGAAATCTGCTTCAACACACAgtttaaatctttcttttttctcGGCTGCAGAAATCCAGAGGCGATGTCTTGATAGACAAGTATTTCCTTAATCAAGATAACTGTGTGACCTCTATTAGAGTAGAGGATGTGGGCAAGTCTTTGATATGCAGATAAGCTCAGGAAAGCCTAAGCCCTGAAAAGGTTTCCATTAACGAAAGAAAAATAACCACATTTCCAGACTTGGTTGAAATGACCAGCGCTAATTTTTGTGCTTAAAGGAAAAGCCCCCTTTgatacttaggccttgtctgctgCCTTTATTATTTTTACCACCTGTGCCTTAAATCTCATGTAATCTTTCCCCATTGACTGAGCAAAATCTCCTAGTGTTGGCAGATCCATCCAGCCCCACGGTTTCCTTGCTTTTATGTCCTCAGCTCAGCACACTGACTCCCCAGTCTCCAGGGGATGGACCTGGCTCTATTCCCAACACAGATTCTGTTTCTCTCCAGCACCCACTTCTCTTTTACCCTCCCCTCCTGGAACTTTTGAACCTCCTTTGCCCAGAGCATTGAACCAGGCAGTCCCAGACCTTCCCTTAGCTTTTACCATTCACAACTCCTTCTAAAGCCAGGACCGACAGCTAGGCCTGTGCGTCCAGCATCTGGCATTCAGAGCATCTGTCTGTCCATGGGCTAGTGGGCACTAGCAAGGCAGTGGGTGTAGCTTGAAGCTTTTCTCTCAGAtggtggatgggtgggtggaatGTAGATAGACAGCTTCCTCCTCTCCCTACGTTTGCTTGTGGGGCTGCAGGCCTAGAAAATCCATGATCAACTAGAATTTTTTGTTAAAACTCTCCCCTTGTGGAGTATGAAAAGCAATCAGAAGACAGCATCTTTCTTTCGTTTTCTGTTTGTTCCTTGTCTGTCCTCAGTGCAGTGTGACTCATCAGCTTTCCCATCCAGCAGCTTACAATCACCAAACACAGTCTGCAtgctcctccttcctccccatagCGTCATACTGGGGTTGTAGCCTATGTACAATTCCATAAACTAGGAGCAAACAGTTGGGTGGTTTATACGATTGGCCGTGGGAGAATTTTGTGCTGGGCCGTACCCTGCAAATGCAAGTCATTGGTTTAAACCTGGCTGATGGCAGGAGTCATGACCCAAAGCCAACCTGGGCTGAGGGACAGCATGGTTCAGAGGACAGTGCACTGGATAGGGACAGAAGTCCttggttcttttcccagctctgctgtgtgactttgggcaagtcagttctccactcccaccctttgtccatctagattgcaagctcttcatgTTAGCATTGTCTCCTGCTGTGTGTACAAACAATGCCCAGCACCATgggcccctgatctcagctggagttACTAGGTGTTACTGTCATATAAATCATTAGATGGTTCTTccttgtgaaatgagtttgggcTCTATTCTGCTACCAAGCAAATATGGCATGGTGCATGAAGTGCATTATAAAATTGGCCTTTTCACATTAGAGCCCGTAGTTTGTGAGGCAAGCTAGAAATGGCCCAATAAAGTAATCTTAACTCCTAATACGTGGGTAAATCAATGCACATCAAAGAGTAAAACCTTTGACTGCACAAAGTTTAGAAGGACAGCTGAATGGACAGAAACCTCTCTTGctaaaggcaaatgtgatccaaATGCCTCCAGGTGCAGCCTCTTCCATTTGTAAACAGGGATCGTAGAGACACATGGTGTATACAGATACCAGAATTGAAGTAGGAAACAAACCTCCCATGTAAACAGCATCCAACGGTTTGAGACCCATTTGAGGTCTATCTAGCCGCTGAGAATACCTTGTTACataaactgagacacaaagggCCAGATGCTGCCCTGGCACCTGATGCTTCTGGGGTCACTTTTATAAAGGGTGGCTGATGTAGCCAGTTTGCTACATTTTGGCCACATTTGGCTATAAAGTCATAGACAGGGCAATGAGAAGTCTTTGCCAGCCAGAGTCCCCGGTTTTAGAAACGTGTATAAGTAACCATCAAATGTCTCTTGTCTATCAAACCCACCTGGGACAAGAGCCAGTCAAATGTTTCACCCCTCTTCTCAGGTGGGAAGGGATGCCATGCCGAGGCTACTCGGTCCGGGGACTCAGGGTGTGCCTGCACCAACATTCTCAGTGTGTTTCAAGTTTCCTCCCCGATGCGACCCTCCATAGGCAAGCGGGACTCTGCCAATGATCACAGACCCATCTTACATGAATGCACAAATGACAAACCAATTAACTAGCTGCTCTCCCAAGAAAATGTCCTAAAGTATAGTAGTCAGCCTAGTAAGAGAAAACCATTATAGGACTAGAGAAGCCCAAGATTTTAAGGGCGGCTCAGTCATTCAGTGGATTGGTGACAGGGTACCGTTAATCTTGGCTGTGGCTTTCAACACCAACACTCTTTCGAGTCCAGCCCAGAGCAGTAGAAACTgaaagccattaccctctgatggCTCTCTTGTAGCCAGTATGAATGATTTGGGGGGGAAGTCCTCAGGTCCTAGGGAACATGTAAAAACAGCCCCCTAAAAATCACCCTCACAGCTGATGCTAATTGGCATGCTTGGTAATACTGGCAGTGGAGAAATTAAGGGTTGGCAGGGACCCTGGAGGCTAGTCAATGCTCGTTTCTAGTGATAGTTCGGCAACAACAGGCCTTAAGCTCATTGGTGGGGCAGCGTGTGACGCCTCCTCTGTCACATTTCTAGAGGAACGTCAGGCTTGTGAATAAGGCACTGGGACTAAAGAGATGTGGATTCAGTCCCCACCTTTGCCAAGACCTCCTGTGTAACCAAGTCACTTCGGTcctgatcctcagaggtatttaggcacctaaagcccATTTTTTCAATGGACCTTAcgagtctaaatacctttaaggcgCTGGGCCTTAAGCTCTTTATGCCTCAGTTGCTCATTTGTTGATGAGCCTAATTACCAAGGTgcataaaaatcaattatttaaaaaaaaaatcagatttttttgataaaatgctttttgaggaaaaaaaacctatctaaagatagttttaattaagatacattatagctcaaagatatctcatcatggaatagggattataaattctaattctatagtatgagacaatatattcacgtagtgtttaagaaaagttttgtaaatgagttctaatagttcatggattagggacccaatttgatggggttccaggggcttctgtacagattatttaggttaatctttctatctacccaatgggactcagtgctcagtctagaagataccatcagatgcttagttttgcagttctcaaactgtggatttgtgtctccagaggtaacatgcttgttaacagcaaaaatgtttttaaataaatgatatagaGAGGGGAGAAATAAcggacctcaaccctattgtccctctgcaaatttgtgtacacagagtcaatcccttacctctctttaaaagtgcaaagtttcaaaaagttcaatgaatggaagattgttgggggcggaatagatctggaaaaggagaagaagtctggagataaatgtaagaagcgagggacatatgcttttttgttaaaatattatatatttgctgttgaagaagaaaatccttaaaaaatacttaacattgttgttttagttaaataaaacaatttaaatgtctgtgtggtgatgttctcctcctaatacagcatggcaagaaaatcctccaaatattaatgattaaccggttgagctggagatagttcacctcccaataacttcataaatatctgcttcaattacctttggtaaatgaaataaccaaacaatcattcattttctgatatagctgtaaaactaatcggaaaagttttcaaaataaatcactgtttaaaaacctatactgtgtaccttctaaaaatgaaacctacatctatctctgagttctgaagaatatgtattaaggttataacaaccaacaagaatgcacttttatgtagaaaaccatgattaaattgagtcttcctgattagtgatttaaatcaatcattatttaaatcaaatgCACCCTGCTAATTACACTCCTTCCTTTTTGACTATTTTACATGTTTAAAGGGTAAGCTGTTTTTGAGCATGGACCCGCTTACTCGCTGTTTGGATGGTGTCGAGCACAGTGAGGGGCCCAGTCTTGTTGCGGGttctaggtgctactataatatcAAGAGTAATAATGACTTTatgccatagattttttttttttgcaacccaAACACTGATTATCTGTGAATTTGGTGAGCATTGTTATTCTTTGTAAATGACTATACTGCTCATTGAAGATGCCAGAATGATAACTCTAGATGCTGTTAGAAGCATCAGTGGGGAAGCCCAGGGGCCTCTGAAACTATCAAAAATGTCCAAGAGTTAGCCCGCAGTCCAAAAAATATCATGGCTGATACTATTAGCCTTGTCCCCACACTGATATGTGCCTTTTAAGCAGACAGCAGGGCATCCGCAAAGCCACCATCTTTAGTCTCAGTAAAAGCTACAGGTTCATGCTTTTCCTTTTACATTTACCTTGAGCACAGGGAGTCTGAATTGTTCATCTCTATTCCGTTTTTTTTCACATAGTTGGTTGAGCAGATTGGGCTGACTCTCCACTGAATGTTCAAGTACCTCATGGGACTTGTTTTAGCTacttctaaatcagccataaatgATCATGTGTCCGAACAGGGTTCTTTTCATCTGGTGCTAACTTATATTCCTACAACCCACCCTTAAAGCAAAAGGAGCCCATGTGTGTGTAACTTATTTCTGGTTAATGAGACCCCATCCCCAGGCTTTCAGAGCACCTTTCATCTCAGactctcaaagtgcttcacaaatattaatttccGTCATCAGCGGGAGGGTTTATAGCAATAATCTCCACTTAACAAGGCGGTATGGCTCAGagcctcaaaaggtatttaggagcctaaatcctattgaaatcagtgggagttagcgTCCTAAATCCTTTTGAGGCTCTGGGCTGTGACTTCACTAACAATCAGCACTAGCCACAATGGCTTCTCCTCTCATGACGCTGAGGTTCTGCTTCTCCTGGTAGTGGGTGGCCTTTCCTCACTTATCCAGTAAGGATTTGGTATCTTTTGCTCTTAACAGCCATGCCACCACTCCTGCCGATGGATCTCAAAGGGGAGCCAGGACCCCCAGGAAAGCCAGGACCAAGAGGACCTCCAGGCCCCCCAGGCTATCCAGGAAAACCAGGCACTGGGAAACCCGGACTTCAtggccagccaggccctgctgggCCCCCTGGATTTTCTGGTGTTGGCAAACCAGGTATCCCAGGGCTTCCAGGAAAAGCAGGTATGAAAGGGATGCCCGGCCTCAAAGGTGAACCCGGCATGAGAGGTGAGCAAGGCCAGAGAGGATTACCTGGCCCGCCAGGATTGCCTGGGCCAGCAGGCATCTCAATCAATGGGAAACCAGGCATGCAGGGCACTCCAGGCCTACCAGGATTTAGGGGTGAGCCTGGGCCAAAAGGGGAGCCAGGGCCTCGGGGGGAGCGTGGCTTAAAGGGTGAAAATGGTGTTGGGAAGCCAGGGTTTCCAGGTCCCAGAGGAAATGGAGGgccccccggccccgctgggCCTCCAGGGCCAAACGGCATTGGGAAACCAGGGTTTGATGGCTTACCAGGTGCTCCAGGGGGGAAAGGCGAGATGGGTCCATTTGGAGCCCCTGGGATCAATGGGGAACCTGGGCCGATGGGTCCACGGGGTCCACCAGGCATTGATGGAATAGGCATCCCAGGGGTCGGAGGGGTTCCGGGTATGCAAGGCCCTGTGGGGCCAAAGGGAGAACCCGGTATCCGTGGCCTTCCCGGTTTACCTGGGCCTGCAGGCTATGGGAAACCGGGTCTGCCGGGCTTAAAAGGAGATCGTGGGCAACCTGGGGTCCCAGGAGCCATTGGCGACAAAGGGGAACCAGGCATAGACGGGGAAGCAGGTGAGCAGGGCCCTCAGGGTATCATTGGAGCCCCAGGGGTGCCGGGCTCCATGGGCTTGCCGGGCAAATACGGGCTGCCAGGCCTCAAAGGTGAGGCTGGGTTACCTGGGCCCCCAGGAATACCAGGGATGCGTGGAGACCAAGGGCCAAACGGTTTTGCAGGGAAACCAGGGGTGCCTGGAGAGAGAGGTCTGCCTGGGTCACATGGACCCCCTGGCCCCAAAGGCCCAAAAGGAGAACCAGGCTTCACAGGGGTTCCTGGAGTGCCAGGGTTAACAGGTAGCCTGGGACCAAAGGGGGATGCAGGAATTCCAGGCCAGCCCGGCCTGAGGGGCCCATCTGGTATTCCAGGCCTACAAGGCCCTTCTGGTCCCATGGGGCCACAGGGCTTACCAGGGCTGAAAGGGGAACCTGGCCTCCCAGGCCCTCCAGGTGTGGGGAAGGTAGGGGAGCCTGGCATTACAGGACCCATTGGCCCACCGGGAATACCAGGGACACGTGGATTAAACGGCCCCCCAGGACCACCAGGGCCGCCTGGTCCCCCCGGGGCACCAGGGGTGTTCGACGAGACAGGCATTGCTGGGCTGCACTTGCCAGATGGAGGCGTGGAAGGAGCGGTGTTGGGGAATGGCAAGCCTGGGAAGCCACAGTATGGCAGAGGGGAGCTCTCTGCCCGGATAGCACCCGCTTTCACGGCCATCCTgacctccccattcccagcctctggcatgCCAGTCAAATTCGACAGGACTTTGTATAACGGGCACAACGGCTATAATCCAGCCACTGGGATATTCACCTGCCCCATCTCCGGCATCTATTACTTTGCCTACCACGTGCACGTCAAAGGGACTAATGTCTGGGTGGCGCTTTATAAGAACAATGTGCCCGCCACATACACCTACGATGAGTACAAAAAAGGCTACCTGGATCAAGCCTCAGGCAGCGCAGTGCTCGAACTCAAAGAGAATGACCAAGTCTGGGTCCAAATGCCCTCGGACCAAGCCAATGGGCTGTACTCCACAGAATACATCCACTCCTCCTTCTCCGGCTTCCTGCTTTGCCCCACATAACAGCTGTTGGGTGTGTTTCCTTTTTACCCACTTTAGCCATAAACTGtcatgtttttttaataattttttttaaaaaataaaagaaatacaaaaaagaaaaatcactggGAAGAATGCGCAAGTCATTGGCGCAGGATCTCGCTTCACACTGTTCACTCAAGGAGTCGAGAGGATAAGGGGAA contains these protein-coding regions:
- the COL8A2 gene encoding collagen alpha-2(VIII) chain isoform X2 produces the protein MLAEAVSLLLLVAGIRSVSGGGAGGGGYAQVKYMQPMVKGPLGPPFREGKGQYLAMPPLLPMDLKGEPGPPGKPGPRGPPGPPGYPGKPGTGKPGLHGQPGPAGPPGFSGVGKPGIPGLPGKAGMKGMPGLKGEPGMRGEQGQRGLPGPPGLPGPAGISINGKPGMQGTPGLPGFRGEPGPKGEPGPRGERGLKGENGVGKPGFPGPRGNGGPPGPAGPPGPNGIGKPGFDGLPGAPGGKGEMGPFGAPGINGEPGPMGPRGPPGIDGIGIPGVGGVPGMQGPVGPKGEPGIRGLPGLPGPAGYGKPGLPGLKGDRGQPGVPGAIGDKGEPGIDGEAGEQGPQGIIGAPGVPGSMGLPGKYGLPGLKGEAGLPGPPGIPGMRGDQGPNGFAGKPGVPGERGLPGSHGPPGPKGPKGEPGFTGVPGVPGLTGSLGPKGDAGIPGQPGLRGPSGIPGLQGPSGPMGPQGLPGLKGEPGLPGPPGVGKVGEPGITGPIGPPGIPGTRGLNGPPGPPGPPGPPGAPGVFDETGIAGLHLPDGGVEGAVLGNGKPGKPQYGRGELSARIAPAFTAILTSPFPASGMPVKFDRTLYNGHNGYNPATGIFTCPISGIYYFAYHVHVKGTNVWVALYKNNVPATYTYDEYKKGYLDQASGSAVLELKENDQVWVQMPSDQANGLYSTEYIHSSFSGFLLCPT
- the COL8A2 gene encoding collagen alpha-2(VIII) chain isoform X1, producing the protein MCKMLFLVFHRNYTVPSCCLEDRLPSDLAPVSGKTRGEARMLAEAVSLLLLVAGIRSVSGGGAGGGGYAQVKYMQPMVKGPLGPPFREGKGQYLAMPPLLPMDLKGEPGPPGKPGPRGPPGPPGYPGKPGTGKPGLHGQPGPAGPPGFSGVGKPGIPGLPGKAGMKGMPGLKGEPGMRGEQGQRGLPGPPGLPGPAGISINGKPGMQGTPGLPGFRGEPGPKGEPGPRGERGLKGENGVGKPGFPGPRGNGGPPGPAGPPGPNGIGKPGFDGLPGAPGGKGEMGPFGAPGINGEPGPMGPRGPPGIDGIGIPGVGGVPGMQGPVGPKGEPGIRGLPGLPGPAGYGKPGLPGLKGDRGQPGVPGAIGDKGEPGIDGEAGEQGPQGIIGAPGVPGSMGLPGKYGLPGLKGEAGLPGPPGIPGMRGDQGPNGFAGKPGVPGERGLPGSHGPPGPKGPKGEPGFTGVPGVPGLTGSLGPKGDAGIPGQPGLRGPSGIPGLQGPSGPMGPQGLPGLKGEPGLPGPPGVGKVGEPGITGPIGPPGIPGTRGLNGPPGPPGPPGPPGAPGVFDETGIAGLHLPDGGVEGAVLGNGKPGKPQYGRGELSARIAPAFTAILTSPFPASGMPVKFDRTLYNGHNGYNPATGIFTCPISGIYYFAYHVHVKGTNVWVALYKNNVPATYTYDEYKKGYLDQASGSAVLELKENDQVWVQMPSDQANGLYSTEYIHSSFSGFLLCPT